Proteins from a genomic interval of Trifolium pratense cultivar HEN17-A07 linkage group LG6, ARS_RC_1.1, whole genome shotgun sequence:
- the LOC123892907 gene encoding serine/threonine-protein kinase PCRK1-like isoform X3, giving the protein MIQLFDAILSGIMKCFPFHSGDNKKDEPKGLQSASGRSESSTYVDAEGKRYSSELNSQDVSDSGSVDSLRRNAPPNMSQRPSNLRVFTVSELKSATKNFSRSVMLGEGGFGCVYQGVIRSVDDPSRRIEVAVKQLSKRGVQGHREWVTEVNVLGIVEHPNLVKLVGYCADDDERGIQRLLIYEYMPNRSVEHHLSHRATTPLPWSRRIKIAQDAARGLTYLHEEMDFQIIFRDFKSSNILLDDQWNAKLSDFGLARLGPSDGLTHVSTAVVGTMGYAAPEYLQTGRLTSKNDVWSYGVFLYELITGRRPLDRNLPKGEQKLLEWIKPYLSDAKKFQLILDPRLDKKQVIKSAQRLATIANRCLVKNPKSRPKMSEVLQMVNGIVESSSSENSHMPSKNVSRVDVSHDTEINTKKKRTMDQKPGESNWFVRMWRPKLVRTC; this is encoded by the exons ATGATACAGTTATTTGATGCAA TCTTGTCTGGTATTATGAAGTGTTTTCCATTCCACTCTGGAGATAATAAAAAAGATGAACCGAAGGGCTTGCAATCCGCGTCGGGCCGTTCAGAAAGTTCCACATATGTTGATGCCGAAGGTAAAAGGTATAGTTCTGAATTGAATTCTCAGGATGTCTCGGATAGTGGCAGCGTGGATTCCCTCAGGAGGAACGCGCCTCCCAATATGTCCCAAAGACCTAGCAACCTTAGAGTGTTTACTGTATCTGAACTGAAATCAGCCACAAAGAATTTCAGTCGGTCTGTTATGCTTGGAGAGGGCGGGTTCGGTTGTGTCTATCAGGGTGTAATTAGAAGTGTAGACGACCCATCTAGAAGAATTGAGGTTGCAGTTAAACAACTTAGTAAAAGAGGAGTGCAG GGGCACAGGGAATGGGTGACAGAAGTGAATGTTCTAGGCATTGTTGAGCATCCCAATCTTGTGAAACTAGTGGGCTACTGTGCCGATGATGACGAAAGAGGTATCCAGCGGCTTCTGATATATGAATACATGCCTAACAGAAGTGTGGAACACCATTTATCTCACCGAGCAACAACTCCTCTCCCATGGAGTAGGAGAATAAAAATAGCACAAGACGCTGCTCGTGGATTAACATACCTGCACGAGGAAATGGATTTTCAG ATAATTTTCAGAGATTTCAAATCTTCAAACATCCTTCTGGATGATCAGTGGAATGCAAAGCTATCAGACTTTGGGTTAGCAAGACTTGGACCATCGGATGGACTAACCCATGTCTCAACAGCg GTTGTAGGAACAATGGGGTACGCAGCTCCTGAGTATCTTCAAACCGGACGTCTCACATCAAAGAATGATGTGTGGAGCTACGGTGTTTTCCTTTATGAACTCATTACTGGCAGGCGCCCTTTAGATCGAAATCTCCCCAAGGGTGAACAGAAGTTGTTGGAATGGATAAAGCCATACCTATCAGATGCAAAGAAATTTCAACTTATATTGGATCCAAGGCTTGATAAGAAACAAGTAATCAAATCAGCTCAAAGACTTGCTACGATAGCTAACCGATGCTTAGTTAAAAATCCAAAGAGCCGACCAAAGATGAGCGAGGTTTTGCAAATGGTGAATGGAATAGTAGAATCATCATCCAGTGAAAATTCACATATGCCCTCGAAGAATGTGTCGAGAGTAGACGTTTCACACGACACTGAAATAAACACGAAGAAGAAACGGACTATGGATCAGAAGCCTGGAGAAAGTAATTGGTTTGTTAGGATGTGGAGACCAAAGCTTGTAAGAACATGTTAA
- the LOC123892907 gene encoding serine/threonine-protein kinase PCRK1-like isoform X4, producing MIQLFDAILSGIMKCFPFHSGDNKKDEPKGLQSASGRSESSTYVDAEGKRYSSELNSQDVSDSGSVDSLRRNAPPNMSQRPSNLRVFTVSELKSATKNFSRSVMLGEGGFGCVYQGVIRSVDDPSRRIEVAVKQLSKRGVQGHREWVTEVNVLGIVEHPNLVKLVGYCADDDERGIQRLLIYEYMPNRSVEHHLSHRATTPLPWSRRIKIAQDAARGLTYLHEEMDFQIIFRDFKSSNILLDDQWNAKLSDFGLARLGPSDGLTHVSTAVVGTMGYAAPEYLQTGRLTSKNDVWSYGVFLYELITGRRPLDRNLPKGEQKLLEWIKPYLSDAKKFQLILDPRLDKKQVIKSAQRLATIANRCLVKNPKSRPKMSEVLQMVNGIVESSSSENSHMPSKNVSRVDVSHDTEINTKKKRTMDQKPGESNWFVRMWRPKLGC from the exons ATGATACAGTTATTTGATGCAA TCTTGTCTGGTATTATGAAGTGTTTTCCATTCCACTCTGGAGATAATAAAAAAGATGAACCGAAGGGCTTGCAATCCGCGTCGGGCCGTTCAGAAAGTTCCACATATGTTGATGCCGAAGGTAAAAGGTATAGTTCTGAATTGAATTCTCAGGATGTCTCGGATAGTGGCAGCGTGGATTCCCTCAGGAGGAACGCGCCTCCCAATATGTCCCAAAGACCTAGCAACCTTAGAGTGTTTACTGTATCTGAACTGAAATCAGCCACAAAGAATTTCAGTCGGTCTGTTATGCTTGGAGAGGGCGGGTTCGGTTGTGTCTATCAGGGTGTAATTAGAAGTGTAGACGACCCATCTAGAAGAATTGAGGTTGCAGTTAAACAACTTAGTAAAAGAGGAGTGCAG GGGCACAGGGAATGGGTGACAGAAGTGAATGTTCTAGGCATTGTTGAGCATCCCAATCTTGTGAAACTAGTGGGCTACTGTGCCGATGATGACGAAAGAGGTATCCAGCGGCTTCTGATATATGAATACATGCCTAACAGAAGTGTGGAACACCATTTATCTCACCGAGCAACAACTCCTCTCCCATGGAGTAGGAGAATAAAAATAGCACAAGACGCTGCTCGTGGATTAACATACCTGCACGAGGAAATGGATTTTCAG ATAATTTTCAGAGATTTCAAATCTTCAAACATCCTTCTGGATGATCAGTGGAATGCAAAGCTATCAGACTTTGGGTTAGCAAGACTTGGACCATCGGATGGACTAACCCATGTCTCAACAGCg GTTGTAGGAACAATGGGGTACGCAGCTCCTGAGTATCTTCAAACCGGACGTCTCACATCAAAGAATGATGTGTGGAGCTACGGTGTTTTCCTTTATGAACTCATTACTGGCAGGCGCCCTTTAGATCGAAATCTCCCCAAGGGTGAACAGAAGTTGTTGGAATGGATAAAGCCATACCTATCAGATGCAAAGAAATTTCAACTTATATTGGATCCAAGGCTTGATAAGAAACAAGTAATCAAATCAGCTCAAAGACTTGCTACGATAGCTAACCGATGCTTAGTTAAAAATCCAAAGAGCCGACCAAAGATGAGCGAGGTTTTGCAAATGGTGAATGGAATAGTAGAATCATCATCCAGTGAAAATTCACATATGCCCTCGAAGAATGTGTCGAGAGTAGACGTTTCACACGACACTGAAATAAACACGAAGAAGAAACGGACTATGGATCAGAAGCCTGGAGAAAGTAATTGGTTTGTTAGGATGTGGAGACCAAAGCTT GGATGCTGA
- the LOC123892907 gene encoding serine/threonine-protein kinase PCRK1-like isoform X2, with product MIQLFDASRCVEFNLTTLSRLIPCFSQAYPPYENAVLSGIMKCFPFHSGDNKKDEPKGLQSASGRSESSTYVDAEGKRYSSELNSQDVSDSGSVDSLRRNAPPNMSQRPSNLRVFTVSELKSATKNFSRSVMLGEGGFGCVYQGVIRSVDDPSRRIEVAVKQLSKRGVQGHREWVTEVNVLGIVEHPNLVKLVGYCADDDERGIQRLLIYEYMPNRSVEHHLSHRATTPLPWSRRIKIAQDAARGLTYLHEEMDFQIIFRDFKSSNILLDDQWNAKLSDFGLARLGPSDGLTHVSTAVVGTMGYAAPEYLQTGRLTSKNDVWSYGVFLYELITGRRPLDRNLPKGEQKLLEWIKPYLSDAKKFQLILDPRLDKKQVIKSAQRLATIANRCLVKNPKSRPKMSEVLQMVNGIVESSSSENSHMPSKNVSRVDVSHDTEINTKKKRTMDQKPGESNWFVRMWRPKLGC from the exons ATGATACAGTTATTTGATGCAAGTAGGTGTGTTGAATTTAATTTGACAACTTTAAGTCGTCTTATACCATGTTTTTCTCAAGCTTATCCCCCCTATGAAAATGCAGTCTTGTCTGGTATTATGAAGTGTTTTCCATTCCACTCTGGAGATAATAAAAAAGATGAACCGAAGGGCTTGCAATCCGCGTCGGGCCGTTCAGAAAGTTCCACATATGTTGATGCCGAAGGTAAAAGGTATAGTTCTGAATTGAATTCTCAGGATGTCTCGGATAGTGGCAGCGTGGATTCCCTCAGGAGGAACGCGCCTCCCAATATGTCCCAAAGACCTAGCAACCTTAGAGTGTTTACTGTATCTGAACTGAAATCAGCCACAAAGAATTTCAGTCGGTCTGTTATGCTTGGAGAGGGCGGGTTCGGTTGTGTCTATCAGGGTGTAATTAGAAGTGTAGACGACCCATCTAGAAGAATTGAGGTTGCAGTTAAACAACTTAGTAAAAGAGGAGTGCAG GGGCACAGGGAATGGGTGACAGAAGTGAATGTTCTAGGCATTGTTGAGCATCCCAATCTTGTGAAACTAGTGGGCTACTGTGCCGATGATGACGAAAGAGGTATCCAGCGGCTTCTGATATATGAATACATGCCTAACAGAAGTGTGGAACACCATTTATCTCACCGAGCAACAACTCCTCTCCCATGGAGTAGGAGAATAAAAATAGCACAAGACGCTGCTCGTGGATTAACATACCTGCACGAGGAAATGGATTTTCAG ATAATTTTCAGAGATTTCAAATCTTCAAACATCCTTCTGGATGATCAGTGGAATGCAAAGCTATCAGACTTTGGGTTAGCAAGACTTGGACCATCGGATGGACTAACCCATGTCTCAACAGCg GTTGTAGGAACAATGGGGTACGCAGCTCCTGAGTATCTTCAAACCGGACGTCTCACATCAAAGAATGATGTGTGGAGCTACGGTGTTTTCCTTTATGAACTCATTACTGGCAGGCGCCCTTTAGATCGAAATCTCCCCAAGGGTGAACAGAAGTTGTTGGAATGGATAAAGCCATACCTATCAGATGCAAAGAAATTTCAACTTATATTGGATCCAAGGCTTGATAAGAAACAAGTAATCAAATCAGCTCAAAGACTTGCTACGATAGCTAACCGATGCTTAGTTAAAAATCCAAAGAGCCGACCAAAGATGAGCGAGGTTTTGCAAATGGTGAATGGAATAGTAGAATCATCATCCAGTGAAAATTCACATATGCCCTCGAAGAATGTGTCGAGAGTAGACGTTTCACACGACACTGAAATAAACACGAAGAAGAAACGGACTATGGATCAGAAGCCTGGAGAAAGTAATTGGTTTGTTAGGATGTGGAGACCAAAGCTT GGATGCTGA
- the LOC123892907 gene encoding serine/threonine-protein kinase PCRK1-like isoform X7 — MKCFPFHSGDNKKDEPKGLQSASGRSESSTYVDAEGKRYSSELNSQDVSDSGSVDSLRRNAPPNMSQRPSNLRVFTVSELKSATKNFSRSVMLGEGGFGCVYQGVIRSVDDPSRRIEVAVKQLSKRGVQGHREWVTEVNVLGIVEHPNLVKLVGYCADDDERGIQRLLIYEYMPNRSVEHHLSHRATTPLPWSRRIKIAQDAARGLTYLHEEMDFQIIFRDFKSSNILLDDQWNAKLSDFGLARLGPSDGLTHVSTAVVGTMGYAAPEYLQTGRLTSKNDVWSYGVFLYELITGRRPLDRNLPKGEQKLLEWIKPYLSDAKKFQLILDPRLDKKQVIKSAQRLATIANRCLVKNPKSRPKMSEVLQMVNGIVESSSSENSHMPSKNVSRVDVSHDTEINTKKKRTMDQKPGESNWFVRMWRPKLVRTC, encoded by the exons ATGAAGTGTTTTCCATTCCACTCTGGAGATAATAAAAAAGATGAACCGAAGGGCTTGCAATCCGCGTCGGGCCGTTCAGAAAGTTCCACATATGTTGATGCCGAAGGTAAAAGGTATAGTTCTGAATTGAATTCTCAGGATGTCTCGGATAGTGGCAGCGTGGATTCCCTCAGGAGGAACGCGCCTCCCAATATGTCCCAAAGACCTAGCAACCTTAGAGTGTTTACTGTATCTGAACTGAAATCAGCCACAAAGAATTTCAGTCGGTCTGTTATGCTTGGAGAGGGCGGGTTCGGTTGTGTCTATCAGGGTGTAATTAGAAGTGTAGACGACCCATCTAGAAGAATTGAGGTTGCAGTTAAACAACTTAGTAAAAGAGGAGTGCAG GGGCACAGGGAATGGGTGACAGAAGTGAATGTTCTAGGCATTGTTGAGCATCCCAATCTTGTGAAACTAGTGGGCTACTGTGCCGATGATGACGAAAGAGGTATCCAGCGGCTTCTGATATATGAATACATGCCTAACAGAAGTGTGGAACACCATTTATCTCACCGAGCAACAACTCCTCTCCCATGGAGTAGGAGAATAAAAATAGCACAAGACGCTGCTCGTGGATTAACATACCTGCACGAGGAAATGGATTTTCAG ATAATTTTCAGAGATTTCAAATCTTCAAACATCCTTCTGGATGATCAGTGGAATGCAAAGCTATCAGACTTTGGGTTAGCAAGACTTGGACCATCGGATGGACTAACCCATGTCTCAACAGCg GTTGTAGGAACAATGGGGTACGCAGCTCCTGAGTATCTTCAAACCGGACGTCTCACATCAAAGAATGATGTGTGGAGCTACGGTGTTTTCCTTTATGAACTCATTACTGGCAGGCGCCCTTTAGATCGAAATCTCCCCAAGGGTGAACAGAAGTTGTTGGAATGGATAAAGCCATACCTATCAGATGCAAAGAAATTTCAACTTATATTGGATCCAAGGCTTGATAAGAAACAAGTAATCAAATCAGCTCAAAGACTTGCTACGATAGCTAACCGATGCTTAGTTAAAAATCCAAAGAGCCGACCAAAGATGAGCGAGGTTTTGCAAATGGTGAATGGAATAGTAGAATCATCATCCAGTGAAAATTCACATATGCCCTCGAAGAATGTGTCGAGAGTAGACGTTTCACACGACACTGAAATAAACACGAAGAAGAAACGGACTATGGATCAGAAGCCTGGAGAAAGTAATTGGTTTGTTAGGATGTGGAGACCAAAGCTTGTAAGAACATGTTAA
- the LOC123892907 gene encoding serine/threonine-protein kinase PCRK1-like isoform X1, with protein sequence MIQLFDASRCVEFNLTTLSRLIPCFSQAYPPYENAVLSGIMKCFPFHSGDNKKDEPKGLQSASGRSESSTYVDAEGKRYSSELNSQDVSDSGSVDSLRRNAPPNMSQRPSNLRVFTVSELKSATKNFSRSVMLGEGGFGCVYQGVIRSVDDPSRRIEVAVKQLSKRGVQGHREWVTEVNVLGIVEHPNLVKLVGYCADDDERGIQRLLIYEYMPNRSVEHHLSHRATTPLPWSRRIKIAQDAARGLTYLHEEMDFQIIFRDFKSSNILLDDQWNAKLSDFGLARLGPSDGLTHVSTAVVGTMGYAAPEYLQTGRLTSKNDVWSYGVFLYELITGRRPLDRNLPKGEQKLLEWIKPYLSDAKKFQLILDPRLDKKQVIKSAQRLATIANRCLVKNPKSRPKMSEVLQMVNGIVESSSSENSHMPSKNVSRVDVSHDTEINTKKKRTMDQKPGESNWFVRMWRPKLVRTC encoded by the exons ATGATACAGTTATTTGATGCAAGTAGGTGTGTTGAATTTAATTTGACAACTTTAAGTCGTCTTATACCATGTTTTTCTCAAGCTTATCCCCCCTATGAAAATGCAGTCTTGTCTGGTATTATGAAGTGTTTTCCATTCCACTCTGGAGATAATAAAAAAGATGAACCGAAGGGCTTGCAATCCGCGTCGGGCCGTTCAGAAAGTTCCACATATGTTGATGCCGAAGGTAAAAGGTATAGTTCTGAATTGAATTCTCAGGATGTCTCGGATAGTGGCAGCGTGGATTCCCTCAGGAGGAACGCGCCTCCCAATATGTCCCAAAGACCTAGCAACCTTAGAGTGTTTACTGTATCTGAACTGAAATCAGCCACAAAGAATTTCAGTCGGTCTGTTATGCTTGGAGAGGGCGGGTTCGGTTGTGTCTATCAGGGTGTAATTAGAAGTGTAGACGACCCATCTAGAAGAATTGAGGTTGCAGTTAAACAACTTAGTAAAAGAGGAGTGCAG GGGCACAGGGAATGGGTGACAGAAGTGAATGTTCTAGGCATTGTTGAGCATCCCAATCTTGTGAAACTAGTGGGCTACTGTGCCGATGATGACGAAAGAGGTATCCAGCGGCTTCTGATATATGAATACATGCCTAACAGAAGTGTGGAACACCATTTATCTCACCGAGCAACAACTCCTCTCCCATGGAGTAGGAGAATAAAAATAGCACAAGACGCTGCTCGTGGATTAACATACCTGCACGAGGAAATGGATTTTCAG ATAATTTTCAGAGATTTCAAATCTTCAAACATCCTTCTGGATGATCAGTGGAATGCAAAGCTATCAGACTTTGGGTTAGCAAGACTTGGACCATCGGATGGACTAACCCATGTCTCAACAGCg GTTGTAGGAACAATGGGGTACGCAGCTCCTGAGTATCTTCAAACCGGACGTCTCACATCAAAGAATGATGTGTGGAGCTACGGTGTTTTCCTTTATGAACTCATTACTGGCAGGCGCCCTTTAGATCGAAATCTCCCCAAGGGTGAACAGAAGTTGTTGGAATGGATAAAGCCATACCTATCAGATGCAAAGAAATTTCAACTTATATTGGATCCAAGGCTTGATAAGAAACAAGTAATCAAATCAGCTCAAAGACTTGCTACGATAGCTAACCGATGCTTAGTTAAAAATCCAAAGAGCCGACCAAAGATGAGCGAGGTTTTGCAAATGGTGAATGGAATAGTAGAATCATCATCCAGTGAAAATTCACATATGCCCTCGAAGAATGTGTCGAGAGTAGACGTTTCACACGACACTGAAATAAACACGAAGAAGAAACGGACTATGGATCAGAAGCCTGGAGAAAGTAATTGGTTTGTTAGGATGTGGAGACCAAAGCTTGTAAGAACATGTTAA
- the LOC123892907 gene encoding serine/threonine-protein kinase PCRK1-like isoform X5: MQVVLSGIMKCFPFHSGDNKKDEPKGLQSASGRSESSTYVDAEGKRYSSELNSQDVSDSGSVDSLRRNAPPNMSQRPSNLRVFTVSELKSATKNFSRSVMLGEGGFGCVYQGVIRSVDDPSRRIEVAVKQLSKRGVQGHREWVTEVNVLGIVEHPNLVKLVGYCADDDERGIQRLLIYEYMPNRSVEHHLSHRATTPLPWSRRIKIAQDAARGLTYLHEEMDFQIIFRDFKSSNILLDDQWNAKLSDFGLARLGPSDGLTHVSTAVVGTMGYAAPEYLQTGRLTSKNDVWSYGVFLYELITGRRPLDRNLPKGEQKLLEWIKPYLSDAKKFQLILDPRLDKKQVIKSAQRLATIANRCLVKNPKSRPKMSEVLQMVNGIVESSSSENSHMPSKNVSRVDVSHDTEINTKKKRTMDQKPGESNWFVRMWRPKLVRTC, from the exons ATGCAAGTAG TCTTGTCTGGTATTATGAAGTGTTTTCCATTCCACTCTGGAGATAATAAAAAAGATGAACCGAAGGGCTTGCAATCCGCGTCGGGCCGTTCAGAAAGTTCCACATATGTTGATGCCGAAGGTAAAAGGTATAGTTCTGAATTGAATTCTCAGGATGTCTCGGATAGTGGCAGCGTGGATTCCCTCAGGAGGAACGCGCCTCCCAATATGTCCCAAAGACCTAGCAACCTTAGAGTGTTTACTGTATCTGAACTGAAATCAGCCACAAAGAATTTCAGTCGGTCTGTTATGCTTGGAGAGGGCGGGTTCGGTTGTGTCTATCAGGGTGTAATTAGAAGTGTAGACGACCCATCTAGAAGAATTGAGGTTGCAGTTAAACAACTTAGTAAAAGAGGAGTGCAG GGGCACAGGGAATGGGTGACAGAAGTGAATGTTCTAGGCATTGTTGAGCATCCCAATCTTGTGAAACTAGTGGGCTACTGTGCCGATGATGACGAAAGAGGTATCCAGCGGCTTCTGATATATGAATACATGCCTAACAGAAGTGTGGAACACCATTTATCTCACCGAGCAACAACTCCTCTCCCATGGAGTAGGAGAATAAAAATAGCACAAGACGCTGCTCGTGGATTAACATACCTGCACGAGGAAATGGATTTTCAG ATAATTTTCAGAGATTTCAAATCTTCAAACATCCTTCTGGATGATCAGTGGAATGCAAAGCTATCAGACTTTGGGTTAGCAAGACTTGGACCATCGGATGGACTAACCCATGTCTCAACAGCg GTTGTAGGAACAATGGGGTACGCAGCTCCTGAGTATCTTCAAACCGGACGTCTCACATCAAAGAATGATGTGTGGAGCTACGGTGTTTTCCTTTATGAACTCATTACTGGCAGGCGCCCTTTAGATCGAAATCTCCCCAAGGGTGAACAGAAGTTGTTGGAATGGATAAAGCCATACCTATCAGATGCAAAGAAATTTCAACTTATATTGGATCCAAGGCTTGATAAGAAACAAGTAATCAAATCAGCTCAAAGACTTGCTACGATAGCTAACCGATGCTTAGTTAAAAATCCAAAGAGCCGACCAAAGATGAGCGAGGTTTTGCAAATGGTGAATGGAATAGTAGAATCATCATCCAGTGAAAATTCACATATGCCCTCGAAGAATGTGTCGAGAGTAGACGTTTCACACGACACTGAAATAAACACGAAGAAGAAACGGACTATGGATCAGAAGCCTGGAGAAAGTAATTGGTTTGTTAGGATGTGGAGACCAAAGCTTGTAAGAACATGTTAA
- the LOC123892907 gene encoding serine/threonine-protein kinase PCRK1-like isoform X6: MQVVLSGIMKCFPFHSGDNKKDEPKGLQSASGRSESSTYVDAEGKRYSSELNSQDVSDSGSVDSLRRNAPPNMSQRPSNLRVFTVSELKSATKNFSRSVMLGEGGFGCVYQGVIRSVDDPSRRIEVAVKQLSKRGVQGHREWVTEVNVLGIVEHPNLVKLVGYCADDDERGIQRLLIYEYMPNRSVEHHLSHRATTPLPWSRRIKIAQDAARGLTYLHEEMDFQIIFRDFKSSNILLDDQWNAKLSDFGLARLGPSDGLTHVSTAVVGTMGYAAPEYLQTGRLTSKNDVWSYGVFLYELITGRRPLDRNLPKGEQKLLEWIKPYLSDAKKFQLILDPRLDKKQVIKSAQRLATIANRCLVKNPKSRPKMSEVLQMVNGIVESSSSENSHMPSKNVSRVDVSHDTEINTKKKRTMDQKPGESNWFVRMWRPKLGC; this comes from the exons ATGCAAGTAG TCTTGTCTGGTATTATGAAGTGTTTTCCATTCCACTCTGGAGATAATAAAAAAGATGAACCGAAGGGCTTGCAATCCGCGTCGGGCCGTTCAGAAAGTTCCACATATGTTGATGCCGAAGGTAAAAGGTATAGTTCTGAATTGAATTCTCAGGATGTCTCGGATAGTGGCAGCGTGGATTCCCTCAGGAGGAACGCGCCTCCCAATATGTCCCAAAGACCTAGCAACCTTAGAGTGTTTACTGTATCTGAACTGAAATCAGCCACAAAGAATTTCAGTCGGTCTGTTATGCTTGGAGAGGGCGGGTTCGGTTGTGTCTATCAGGGTGTAATTAGAAGTGTAGACGACCCATCTAGAAGAATTGAGGTTGCAGTTAAACAACTTAGTAAAAGAGGAGTGCAG GGGCACAGGGAATGGGTGACAGAAGTGAATGTTCTAGGCATTGTTGAGCATCCCAATCTTGTGAAACTAGTGGGCTACTGTGCCGATGATGACGAAAGAGGTATCCAGCGGCTTCTGATATATGAATACATGCCTAACAGAAGTGTGGAACACCATTTATCTCACCGAGCAACAACTCCTCTCCCATGGAGTAGGAGAATAAAAATAGCACAAGACGCTGCTCGTGGATTAACATACCTGCACGAGGAAATGGATTTTCAG ATAATTTTCAGAGATTTCAAATCTTCAAACATCCTTCTGGATGATCAGTGGAATGCAAAGCTATCAGACTTTGGGTTAGCAAGACTTGGACCATCGGATGGACTAACCCATGTCTCAACAGCg GTTGTAGGAACAATGGGGTACGCAGCTCCTGAGTATCTTCAAACCGGACGTCTCACATCAAAGAATGATGTGTGGAGCTACGGTGTTTTCCTTTATGAACTCATTACTGGCAGGCGCCCTTTAGATCGAAATCTCCCCAAGGGTGAACAGAAGTTGTTGGAATGGATAAAGCCATACCTATCAGATGCAAAGAAATTTCAACTTATATTGGATCCAAGGCTTGATAAGAAACAAGTAATCAAATCAGCTCAAAGACTTGCTACGATAGCTAACCGATGCTTAGTTAAAAATCCAAAGAGCCGACCAAAGATGAGCGAGGTTTTGCAAATGGTGAATGGAATAGTAGAATCATCATCCAGTGAAAATTCACATATGCCCTCGAAGAATGTGTCGAGAGTAGACGTTTCACACGACACTGAAATAAACACGAAGAAGAAACGGACTATGGATCAGAAGCCTGGAGAAAGTAATTGGTTTGTTAGGATGTGGAGACCAAAGCTT GGATGCTGA